A window of Citrus sinensis cultivar Valencia sweet orange chromosome 7, DVS_A1.0, whole genome shotgun sequence contains these coding sequences:
- the LOC102618449 gene encoding BAHD acyltransferase BIA1-like isoform X3 → MRLRFCRTGRFVTKRFVFEAKAIAELKARAISSSVQNPTRVEVVLALLAKPIMAAVNTKSGSHKPTFLTHAVNLHRKAKPPLSEHLVGNIIYYVNTLCTDDDVEIDDLVCQLREAITRLNGDFVKSLQGAGGFRNLCQEIKDEAEVYTEVKDRILFTGWCSFKGFYDINFGWGKPIWVSVAGFGGSTISIYPYIVLMNTRLGDGIEAWVNLLEDDVNLLQVDKQLLAFATLDPSPLG, encoded by the exons ATGCGGCTAAG GTTTTGTAGAACCGGCAGATTTGTTACAAAGAGATTTGTTTTTGAAGCCAAAGCAATAGCAGAACTTAAAGCTAGGGCGATTAGCTCCAGCGTTCAAAATCCAACACGTGTTGAAGTTGTGTTAGCACTCCTTGCCAAACCTATCATGGCTGCCGTCAATACAAAATCCGGTTCTCATAAACCAACTTTCTTGACTCATGCAGTAAACTTGCATCGAAAAGCCAAGCCGCCATTGTCGGAACATTTAGTTGGCAACATTATTTACTACGTAAATACATTATGCACTGATGATGATGTAGAAATTGATGATTTGGTGTGCCAGCTGAGAGAAGCCATAACAAGATTGAATGGAGATTTTGTGAAGAGTCTTCAAGGCGCCGGAGGGTTTCGTAACTTGTGTCAAGAAATCAAAGATGAAGCTGAAGTATATACGGAGGTAAAGGATAGAATTCTGTTTACCGGTTGGTGTAGTTTTAAGGGTTTCTATGATATCAATTTTGGGTGGGGAAAGCCTATTTGGGTTAGCGTTGCTGGTTTTGGTGGATCGACTATCTCGATCTATCCTTATATTGTTCTTATGAATACAAGACTTGGAGATGGGATTGAGGCATGGGTGAATTTGCTTGAAGACGACGTGAATTTGTTACAAGTTGATAAACAATTACTTGCATTTGCTACCTTGGATCCAAGTCCCTTAGGGTAA
- the LOC102618449 gene encoding BAHD acyltransferase BIA1-like isoform X2, whose amino-acid sequence MRLRYRFCRTGRFVTKRFVFEAKAIAELKARAISSSVQNPTRVEVVLALLAKPIMAAVNTKSGSHKPTFLTHAVNLHRKAKPPLSEHLVGNIIYYVNTLCTDDDVEIDDLVCQLREAITRLNGDFVKSLQGAGGFRNLCQEIKDEAEVYTEVKDRILFTGWCSFKGFYDINFGWGKPIWVSVAGFGGSTISIYPYIVLMNTRLGDGIEAWVNLLEDDVNLLQVDKQLLAFATLDPSPLG is encoded by the exons ATGCGGCTAAGGTACAG GTTTTGTAGAACCGGCAGATTTGTTACAAAGAGATTTGTTTTTGAAGCCAAAGCAATAGCAGAACTTAAAGCTAGGGCGATTAGCTCCAGCGTTCAAAATCCAACACGTGTTGAAGTTGTGTTAGCACTCCTTGCCAAACCTATCATGGCTGCCGTCAATACAAAATCCGGTTCTCATAAACCAACTTTCTTGACTCATGCAGTAAACTTGCATCGAAAAGCCAAGCCGCCATTGTCGGAACATTTAGTTGGCAACATTATTTACTACGTAAATACATTATGCACTGATGATGATGTAGAAATTGATGATTTGGTGTGCCAGCTGAGAGAAGCCATAACAAGATTGAATGGAGATTTTGTGAAGAGTCTTCAAGGCGCCGGAGGGTTTCGTAACTTGTGTCAAGAAATCAAAGATGAAGCTGAAGTATATACGGAGGTAAAGGATAGAATTCTGTTTACCGGTTGGTGTAGTTTTAAGGGTTTCTATGATATCAATTTTGGGTGGGGAAAGCCTATTTGGGTTAGCGTTGCTGGTTTTGGTGGATCGACTATCTCGATCTATCCTTATATTGTTCTTATGAATACAAGACTTGGAGATGGGATTGAGGCATGGGTGAATTTGCTTGAAGACGACGTGAATTTGTTACAAGTTGATAAACAATTACTTGCATTTGCTACCTTGGATCCAAGTCCCTTAGGGTAA
- the LOC102618449 gene encoding stemmadenine O-acetyltransferase-like isoform X1, which yields MHQTLFCNPSPSQVLQAMSLHQYQNHQYLSLFFYYPLNLSGAAANIDLILFNRLQLLKQSLSETLVQYYPPAGKLTEIYSIDCNDEGIYFEEARAKSSLNEFLSKPDLCLINKFIPVDGNKQSGQITGAHAAKVQVTSFACGGQVICACISHMFGDVLTFTSFMGSWVATGRKYSGEAVPYPIYDASSLFPPYDAYPRELNQLALGTRFCRTGRFVTKRFVFEAKAIAELKARAISSSVQNPTRVEVVLALLAKPIMAAVNTKSGSHKPTFLTHAVNLHRKAKPPLSEHLVGNIIYYVNTLCTDDDVEIDDLVCQLREAITRLNGDFVKSLQGAGGFRNLCQEIKDEAEVYTEVKDRILFTGWCSFKGFYDINFGWGKPIWVSVAGFGGSTISIYPYIVLMNTRLGDGIEAWVNLLEDDVNLLQVDKQLLAFATLDPSPLG from the coding sequence ATGCATCAAACCCTCTTCTGCAACCCCTCTCCATCTCAAGTCCTACAAGCTATGTCTCTCCATCAATATCAGAATCACCAATATCTTTCCCTATTCTTTTACTATCCCCTCAACCTTTCTGGAGCGGCAGCTAATATTGATCTTATTCTCTTCAACAGATTGCAGCTGCTAAAGCAGTCTCTATCAGAAACTTTGGTTCAGTATTACCCACCTGCGGGAAAGTTGACCGAGATTTACTCTATTGACTGTAACGATGAGGGGATTTATTTCGAAGAGGCCCGAGCTAAAAGTTCTCTTAATGAATTTCTCAGCAAACCCGATTTATGCttgatcaataaatttatcccAGTCGATGGTAATAAGCAGAGTGGACAAATAACAGGAGCACATGCGGCTAAGGTACAGGTAACATCATTTGCTTGCGGAGGTCAAGTTATTTGCGCTTGTATTTCACATATGTTTGGTGATGTCTTAACTTTCACCTCGTTCATGGGGAGTTGGGTTGCCACAGGTCGTAAATATTCGGGAGAAGCAGTACCATATCCTATTTATGATGCTTCATCTTTATTTCCTCCTTATGATGCATACCCAAGAGAATTAAACCAACTTGCTCTGGGCACCAGGTTTTGTAGAACCGGCAGATTTGTTACAAAGAGATTTGTTTTTGAAGCCAAAGCAATAGCAGAACTTAAAGCTAGGGCGATTAGCTCCAGCGTTCAAAATCCAACACGTGTTGAAGTTGTGTTAGCACTCCTTGCCAAACCTATCATGGCTGCCGTCAATACAAAATCCGGTTCTCATAAACCAACTTTCTTGACTCATGCAGTAAACTTGCATCGAAAAGCCAAGCCGCCATTGTCGGAACATTTAGTTGGCAACATTATTTACTACGTAAATACATTATGCACTGATGATGATGTAGAAATTGATGATTTGGTGTGCCAGCTGAGAGAAGCCATAACAAGATTGAATGGAGATTTTGTGAAGAGTCTTCAAGGCGCCGGAGGGTTTCGTAACTTGTGTCAAGAAATCAAAGATGAAGCTGAAGTATATACGGAGGTAAAGGATAGAATTCTGTTTACCGGTTGGTGTAGTTTTAAGGGTTTCTATGATATCAATTTTGGGTGGGGAAAGCCTATTTGGGTTAGCGTTGCTGGTTTTGGTGGATCGACTATCTCGATCTATCCTTATATTGTTCTTATGAATACAAGACTTGGAGATGGGATTGAGGCATGGGTGAATTTGCTTGAAGACGACGTGAATTTGTTACAAGTTGATAAACAATTACTTGCATTTGCTACCTTGGATCCAAGTCCCTTAGGGTAA
- the LOC102618165 gene encoding stemmadenine O-acetyltransferase-like, with protein sequence MEVEIISRESIKPSSPTPLDLKTHKLCLMDQFLSNAYAPRVLYYPLNQDDLSSAIDIDHIVSERLQLLKQSLSETLVHFYPLAGKLTNNFSVDCNDEGVYFVEAAAKSPLNELLIQPDLNLINKLCPVDGSQQSGQVAGAHVAMVQVTSFACGGLVICACISHTFGDGTSFSSFTKAWAATARKKTSEEETIFICPNYDASSLFLPNEDDLFHQLRAVSNASYTRLLETGTFVKRRFVFDAKAIAELKAKAKSSRVQNPTRIEALSAILSKSIMAVVNKKSGSHKPMLLSHAVNLRPRARPPLSEYLIGNIVWYTNALFTEEGVDLDGLVWQLREAISKFDGEFVKSLQGVGGLLKLSEAIKYEAEACSDAKNRVIFSSWCTFGFYGIDFGWGQPIWVSCVGFGGSILQFSPIINLVDTRFGDGIEAWVSLLEEDMALLEVDKNLLEFATIDPSPLKLAKQQ encoded by the coding sequence atggaggtAGAAATAATTTCTAGAGAGAGCATCAAACCCTCTTCCCCGACACCACTTGACCTAAAAACCCACAAGCTCTGTCTCATGGATCAATTTCTGAGTAATGCCTACGCTCCAAGGGTTCTATACTATCCCCTCAACCAAGACGACCTTTCATCCGCCATTGATATTGATCATATTGTCTCGGAAAGATTGCAACTACTGAAGCAGTCTCTATCAGAAACTTTAGTTCACTTTTACCCACTTGCTGGAAAATTGACAAACAACTTTTCCGTTGACTGCAACGACGAGGGAGTTTATTTTGTAGAAGCCGCAGCCAAAAGTCCACTCAATGAACTTCTCATACAACCCGATCTGAActtgataaataaattatgtccGGTAGATGGCAGCCAACAGAGTGGACAAGTAGCGGGAGCTCACGTGGCTATGGTACAGGTAACATCATTTGCATGTGGTGGTCTTGTTATTTGTGCTTGTATTTCACATACGTTTGGTGATGGCACAAGTTTTAGCTCGTTTACGAAGGCTTGGGCTGCCACAGCTCGTAAGAAAACTTCGGAAGAAGAAACCATATTTATATGTCCTAATTATGATGCTTCATCTTTGTTTCTTCCTAATGAAGATGatttatttcatcaattaaGAGCCGTCTCAAATGCCTCGTACACTCGACTTCTTGAAACTGGTACATTTGTGAAGAGGAGATTTGTATTTGATGCCAAAGCAATAGCTGAACTCAAAGCCAAGGCCAAAAGCTCACGCGTTCAAAATCCAACACGCATCGAGGCTTTGTCAGCAATCCTTTCCAAGTCCATCATGGCTGTCGTAAACAAAAAGTCAGGTTCCCACAAACCAATGTTATTGTCCCATGCTGTAAATCTGCGTCCAAGAGCAAGGCCCCCGCTGTCAGAATATTTAATTGGGAACATCGTTTGGTATACAAATGCGTTATTTACAGAAGAGGGAGTAGATTTGGATGGCTTGGTGTGGCAACTGAGGGAAGCAATATCGAAATTTGATGGAGAGTTTGTGAAGAGCCTACAAGGTGTTGGAGGGTTACTTAAACTTAGTGAAGCTATTAAATATGAAGCTGAAGCCTGTTCGGACGCAAAGAATAGAGTTATATTTAGCAGTTGGTGTACTTTTGGTTTTTATGGTATTGATTTTGGATGGGGACAGCCTATTTGGGTGAGTTGTGTTGGCTTTGGTGGATCGATTCTCCAGTTCTCACCTATAATCAACCTTGTGGATACAAGATTTGGAGATGGAATTGAGGCATGGGTGTCTTTGCTTGAAGAAGACATGGCTTTGTTAGaagttgataaaaatttacttgAATTTGCAACCATCGATCCAAGTCCCCTGAAGCTGGCCAAACAACAATAA